A window of the Thermoleophilia bacterium SCSIO 60948 genome harbors these coding sequences:
- a CDS encoding Gfo/Idh/MocA family oxidoreductase: MSPAIRIGICGCGRLAEHGYLPALRELRDVRVDALADPDPERLDTLARSLERGHSAPRLYAGAEEMLAGGRLDGLIVATPPDRHVADARAAAAAGITALVEKPPARDLAGALALAGLDPVPLVAFNRRFSVLGALRDSLGSERPDGLELDLELAYRRRSWRAIDVRDDALLDIGPHLIDLAGWTTGLAVSAVRATRMEQERAEVELRLGGERALARLSLATDSRHRERAVAVRDGRRVAVARTPGALRGLIGRVAGAPHPLVSSLRDITLAYAGVLRGAERGRLASVAEAARTMAVIDAARSSAESGGSWTDVERVTAPEGSTRRRRRRAA, encoded by the coding sequence ATGAGTCCCGCGATCAGGATCGGCATCTGCGGTTGCGGCCGGCTCGCCGAGCACGGCTATCTGCCGGCGCTGCGCGAGCTCCGCGACGTCCGCGTCGACGCTCTCGCGGACCCTGACCCGGAGCGCCTCGACACCCTCGCCCGCTCGCTCGAGCGCGGCCACAGCGCCCCGCGGCTCTACGCCGGGGCGGAGGAGATGCTGGCCGGCGGGAGGCTCGACGGGCTGATCGTCGCGACCCCGCCCGATCGCCACGTCGCCGACGCCCGCGCCGCCGCTGCGGCCGGGATCACCGCGCTCGTCGAGAAGCCGCCGGCCCGCGACCTCGCGGGCGCGCTAGCGCTGGCGGGCCTCGACCCGGTGCCGCTCGTCGCGTTCAACCGCCGCTTCTCGGTTCTCGGCGCGCTGCGCGATTCACTCGGGTCGGAGCGTCCCGACGGGCTGGAGCTCGACCTCGAGCTCGCCTACCGGCGACGCTCGTGGCGCGCCATCGACGTCCGCGACGACGCGCTGCTGGACATCGGCCCGCATCTGATCGACCTCGCGGGCTGGACCACCGGTCTCGCCGTGAGCGCCGTCCGCGCGACGCGCATGGAGCAGGAGCGAGCCGAGGTGGAGCTGCGGCTCGGCGGCGAGCGCGCGCTCGCCCGCCTCTCGCTCGCGACCGACTCACGCCACCGCGAGCGCGCGGTGGCGGTGCGAGACGGGCGTCGCGTCGCCGTGGCGCGCACGCCGGGTGCGCTGCGCGGCCTGATCGGCCGCGTCGCCGGTGCGCCCCACCCGCTCGTCTCGTCGCTTCGCGACATCACGCTGGCATACGCCGGCGTGCTGCGCGGCGCGGAGCGTGGGCGCCTGGCGAGCGTCGCCGAGGCGGCCAGGACGATGGCCGTGATCGACGCAGCGCGCAGCTCCGCGGAGTCCGGCGGATCGTGGACGGACGTCGAACGCGTGACGGCGCCCGAGGGCTCGACCCGACGGCGGAGGCGCCGCGCGGCGTGA
- a CDS encoding SDR family NAD(P)-dependent oxidoreductase, giving the protein MAESLEGTVALVTGASSGIGEAGAIALAERGATVAVAARRKERLDDVVSRIEGAGGKALAIELDVTDQQASIDAVEHVVSELGRLDTVFNNAGQMLLGPALEAPLEEWERMVEINVKGLMWVAHASLPHLVKAAEDGPRGVADMVNVSSVAGRRANANSAVYNLTKHGVGAFSEALRQELAGAHVRVSLIEPGAVATELISHNRDGVREATEKRFEGVEILEAGDIADALLYIVTAPRRVAINEVLIRPTQQSG; this is encoded by the coding sequence ATGGCTGAGAGCCTCGAAGGAACGGTGGCGCTCGTCACGGGCGCGAGCAGCGGGATCGGCGAGGCGGGTGCGATCGCGCTCGCCGAGCGCGGCGCGACGGTCGCAGTCGCGGCGCGGCGCAAGGAGCGCCTCGATGACGTCGTTTCGCGGATCGAGGGCGCGGGCGGCAAGGCGCTCGCGATCGAGCTCGACGTCACCGACCAGCAGGCCTCGATCGACGCCGTCGAGCACGTCGTCTCCGAGCTCGGGCGCCTCGACACCGTCTTCAACAACGCCGGCCAGATGTTGCTCGGGCCGGCGCTGGAGGCTCCGCTCGAGGAGTGGGAGCGGATGGTCGAGATCAACGTGAAGGGGTTGATGTGGGTCGCGCACGCGTCACTCCCCCATCTCGTCAAGGCGGCCGAGGACGGGCCGCGCGGCGTCGCCGACATGGTCAACGTCTCCTCCGTCGCCGGCCGCCGCGCGAACGCGAACTCCGCCGTCTACAACCTGACGAAGCACGGAGTCGGCGCGTTCTCCGAGGCGCTTCGCCAGGAGCTCGCGGGCGCACACGTGCGGGTCTCGCTGATCGAGCCGGGGGCGGTCGCGACCGAGCTGATCAGCCACAACCGCGACGGCGTTCGCGAGGCGACGGAGAAGCGCTTCGAGGGCGTCGAGATCCTCGAGGCGGGCGACATCGCCGACGCCCTGCTCTACATCGTCACCGCGCCGCGCCGCGTCGCGATCAACGAAGTGCTCATCCGCCCGACACAACAGAGCGGCTGA